GCGCCTTCAGGAACAAACCCAGAATGCCGCCACCAAGTTTATGGCCCAAATGGAAACGCTCATTACCCAAAGCCAAGAACAATTTGGCGCTACCTTGGCTGCAGTTCAAGGCCAGTTAGTTAACCAGGTGAAGACCATGACCGAAAAGATGGCCGCAGTGGTGACCAGCCTCAGTCAGCAATCAGAGGCAGCAGCAGCCAAGTTGCGCCAGGAAGTCGAAAACATGGCCGAGCAGATCGGCCGTAGAATTCAGGAGCTGTTGGCTTGTTATCGCGAGGAACGTATCCGACTGCAAGAGGGAGTGGAGAAGGTAAAGGCATTGCTGGTCCAGGTGGGGCAAGTTATTGCTGAGGCTGAAAGTGCCGCTCGCAGCTTTGCCCAATCGGCGGTGCCCATGCAAGATACTGCCGCGAATCTGCAAACAGCAACAGCCAAGTTGCATGATGCCCAAGAGCAGTGGGTAAGAGCAGGGGCGGAGGTTCTGGCTCAGCTAGGCTGTCAGGTGGACCAGGTGACCAAGGCATCGGATCAGGTACGCCAGAGCCTGGAGGCCACCAGTTCATCCTGGCGCGCCTATGAGAACAAGTTTGGTTCCTTGCGTCAGGACTTAGAAGCTGTCTTTGGGCAGCTGAGCCAAGGCCTTCAGGAATACCGGGAGATAACCGGCGACACCATTCAGAGCTATCTCCGAGAGCTAGATACCCATTTGGATAGGGCAGTCGGTCTTTTGTCATCAGCCATTGAGGAATTGAAAGAGCCGGTTGAGGAGCTCGCCCAAAGCTCAAGCCGCTTGGAGCAGGTAGCCAGCGGCCTCAATCATGCAGCTGCCACTTCCAATTAGTTAATGTAGCGAGGAGAAGATGGAGCTTGATGGTAGATACCCAACCCGAGGAGAATTATTCTCTATCCATAAGCGATCTGATGGCCGGGCTTTTGAGCATCTTTATTCTTACGCTGGTATATTACATGCTCAACTTTTCCCAGGCTACAGCCCAACTTACTCAAAGCGACGCCATCAGAGCCGACATGCTGGAGTCCTTGGAGCGGGAGCTTAAAAACCGAGGCATCGAAGTAAGGGTGGATGCCCAGCATGGTGTTCTCCGGTTGCCCGAGGGAATTCTGTTTGATCTGGGCAAGGCTGACCTTCGGGAAAGCGGACTCAAGGTAATCCGTGTCCTGGGCCCAGTGCTGTATGAGGTTTTAAATCGCAAGGAGTATAAGCAGCAAGTGGAGACAGTGTTTATAGAAGGCCATACTGATAACCTTCCGGTACACAGCGGCCGGTTTCCTTCCAACTGGGAACTCTCGGCTCAGCGGGCCATTAATACCTGGAACTCGCTTTTGGGGACAGAACCGAGGTTGGCTAGCCTTAGGAACAGCCGGGGCGAACCCTTGTTTTCCTGTAGCGGCTATGCCGATACCAGGCCG
This portion of the Clostridia bacterium genome encodes:
- a CDS encoding OmpA family protein; translated protein: MVDTQPEENYSLSISDLMAGLLSIFILTLVYYMLNFSQATAQLTQSDAIRADMLESLERELKNRGIEVRVDAQHGVLRLPEGILFDLGKADLRESGLKVIRVLGPVLYEVLNRKEYKQQVETVFIEGHTDNLPVHSGRFPSNWELSAQRAINTWNSLLGTEPRLASLRNSRGEPLFSCSGYADTRPIRPNDTPEGRQENRRIDLRFSLAPPRRGQGSEKALGQVLMRGYTQGQVKD